AACAGATTCATCTAAGACAAAAGGATATAGCTGAAAAACTTGGAATAACCATACAAGCTGTTTCTGAAAATATTAAAAGCTTGACTGACGATGGTTTTGTAGAGATAAGGGAAGGGACTGCAAGATACCACATTACAAAAAAGGGAATTGAAAAACTAAAAAAGGAAGCTGTTGACCTCAGGAAGTATGCTGATGAAGTGGTAGAAACTATGAATACCTATAAGTCAATATGGCCAGCAATAGCAAAAGAAGAGCTGAAATCTGGTCAGAATGTATGGCTTAAAATGGAAAATGGAATTTTATATGCCACAAATGAAAAAACGTCTGCTTCAGCAGAAGTGCTTAAAGACGCTTTAAAAGGAGAAGATGTGGCTTTAAGCAGATTAAATGGTATTATAGAGCTTAAAAATGGTACTGTAACTGTAATCAAACTTCCTACTATAATTCAGGGAGGGTCAAGGGCATCTGACATCCCTAAAATACAGAAAATCCACCAGAAAGGATTTGACAGGGTGGGTATAATGGGAACAATTTCAAGGGCAGTTACGCAAAAAATGGGAATTTCTCCAGATTTTGAGTTTGCAACTCCTTATGCCACTGTAGCTGCAGCAAAAAAAGGTTTAAACGTGCTTGTTTTGGCTGTGGGTAACATGACTAAAAGTATAACAAGGGAACTGGATGAGGAAGGTATTCAATATACTGTAGAAGATTTTAAAAAATGATCGCTCATGTTCACAAAAACTTCGGTTTTTGTGACCGTAAAAATCTGCGATTTTTACATGTCTATGATCCTGTGCGTGAGTTATAATTTATGTTAAATTGTAGTTTTAATTGATTGTATGGGATTTATCTTAAAAAAAATACAATTTATTTAACCAGACACACGAAAATGAAGCGATATTATTTACACAACATTCTGGGCATGAGCGAAAATGATTTTAACTTTGGGTAAAACTGAAAAATGAACTAAAAACTGGGGTTTTCGTACCATCGGATAAATATGATCTTTCTAGATTACCGGTTTAATAGTCCGTTTTGACACATGAAGAGTCTAAAAATATACTAAATTATGGATATTTCAATGATTCTTGGGGATAAAGTTGTTATTTTGTAATTGATGGCATGTAGATTATTCGCGAAAATTCATAGATAACAGTGAGTTTTTAAAGACTATTGGGAGATTGGGGCAGATTTTTTTAACATGATAGTTTCATTCTACTGCCGTAGCAATGTCACTACTATCTATAATGGGTTGCATGGCATGTATGGGTAATTTTAAAAGATCTACTTTTTAATTATATATTTGCTCTGCATTTGTCTAATTTTAAGATTTGGGGTTGTACCATT
This window of the Methanobacterium veterum genome carries:
- a CDS encoding DUF7839 domain-containing protein, translated to MKVFKNKGELTRFQILAEIAKQQIHLRQKDIAEKLGITIQAVSENIKSLTDDGFVEIREGTARYHITKKGIEKLKKEAVDLRKYADEVVETMNTYKSIWPAIAKEELKSGQNVWLKMENGILYATNEKTSASAEVLKDALKGEDVALSRLNGIIELKNGTVTVIKLPTIIQGGSRASDIPKIQKIHQKGFDRVGIMGTISRAVTQKMGISPDFEFATPYATVAAAKKGLNVLVLAVGNMTKSITRELDEEGIQYTVEDFKK